One genomic region from Cellulomonas fengjieae encodes:
- a CDS encoding DUF6421 family protein, giving the protein MLWAARPTADADEAADRSALAAHPAWGRLKRDVTELRAMQVKDGSVPDAEQHARARELVHAMSLALDELAPALPHDEDYLTAVGKDLLRWSDAGFGVPDFLDSLMAFHPQRQRVDGLPHLVLFPMYTQNGSTDRRIEAVLLQVRWPDVVAQLEAEQFSNALFVPVTFLDFTAGYDTNSAVLFPETVAVREVPPFTWGAIFADREAARFRRVVRAAADTTRLALPPDAARLLADQRLAEETFVLWDLVHDRTHMRGDLPFDPFMIKQRMPFFLYSLEELRCDLTAFRAAVRLEADGVPHARYVQYAILFDRIFRFPVTGTRVRNYDGLGGQLLFAWLHQHHVLHWTDTRLTIDWPQVPGAVIALAEQIEQLYWRSIDRPKTAHWLAAYALVSGTVTPHPASAWARGDLPLDGPPKGLTDAVLDDEFPLSMFYEALARKIGDVVASTSGITA; this is encoded by the coding sequence CTGCTCTGGGCGGCCCGCCCGACCGCGGACGCCGACGAGGCCGCCGACCGTTCGGCCCTCGCCGCACATCCGGCGTGGGGCAGGCTCAAGCGCGACGTCACCGAGCTCCGGGCGATGCAGGTGAAGGACGGGTCGGTGCCCGACGCCGAGCAGCACGCGCGCGCCCGAGAGCTGGTGCACGCGATGTCGCTCGCGTTGGACGAGCTCGCGCCGGCGCTCCCGCACGACGAGGACTACCTGACGGCCGTCGGCAAGGACCTGCTGCGCTGGTCGGACGCCGGCTTCGGGGTGCCCGACTTCCTCGACTCCCTCATGGCGTTCCACCCGCAGCGCCAGCGGGTCGACGGGTTGCCCCACCTGGTGCTCTTCCCCATGTACACGCAGAACGGCAGCACCGACCGCCGCATCGAGGCCGTCCTGCTCCAGGTGCGCTGGCCGGACGTCGTCGCGCAGCTCGAGGCCGAGCAGTTCAGCAACGCGCTGTTCGTGCCCGTGACGTTCCTCGACTTCACCGCGGGCTACGACACCAACTCCGCCGTCCTCTTCCCGGAGACGGTCGCGGTGCGCGAGGTACCGCCGTTCACCTGGGGCGCGATCTTCGCCGACCGGGAGGCCGCCCGGTTCCGCCGCGTGGTCCGGGCGGCCGCGGACACCACGCGGCTGGCCCTGCCGCCGGACGCCGCGCGGCTGCTCGCCGACCAGCGGCTGGCCGAGGAGACGTTCGTGCTGTGGGACCTGGTCCACGACCGGACGCACATGCGCGGGGACCTGCCGTTCGACCCGTTCATGATCAAGCAGCGGATGCCGTTCTTCCTCTACTCCCTCGAGGAGCTGCGCTGCGACCTGACGGCGTTCCGCGCCGCGGTGCGGCTCGAGGCGGACGGCGTGCCGCACGCCCGGTACGTGCAGTACGCGATCCTCTTCGACCGCATCTTCCGGTTCCCCGTGACCGGGACGCGGGTGCGCAACTACGACGGCCTCGGCGGGCAGCTGCTGTTCGCCTGGCTGCACCAGCACCACGTCCTGCACTGGACGGACACCCGGCTGACGATCGACTGGCCGCAGGTGCCGGGGGCCGTGATCGCGCTCGCCGAGCAGATCGAGCAGCTCTACTGGCGCTCGATCGACCGGCCGAAGACGGCGCACTGGCTCGCCGCGTACGCGCTGGTGTCCGGGACGGTGACCCCGCACCCGGCGTCGGCGTGGGCGCGCGGCGACCTGCCCCTGGACGGGCCGCCCAAGGGCCTGACCGACGCCGTGCTGGACGACGAGTTCCCGCTGTCGATGTTCTACGAGGCGCTGGCCCGCAAGATCGGTGACGTGGTGGCCTCGACCAGCGGCATCACGGCGTAG
- a CDS encoding carboxylate-amine ligase, which produces MRTLGVEEEFLLVTPEGRPQPVATAVLRHASTTGRADGDEPGGNLEKEFKQEQIETSTPPRAELSELATEIRAGRARTDEVARRAGARIAALATAPQAVDSVVLPDRRAHTIRASFGQTARDQLTCGCHVHVSISDEAEGVRILDHLRPWNAVLLALSGNSPSWQGTATGYASYRSQVWGRWPTAGPTAPFGDPAGYHAVIDDLLSSGAILDEGMVYFDARLSSRYPTVEVRVADVCLDADDAALQAALVRGLAESATGEPVAQPRTELLRAATWRAARSGLTGNLVSPLSGKPLPAAEVVAQLLEHVRGALTEAGDLDWVERQVATVLRRGNGAIQQLGWRAEGADDDEVVRRAVDRTLI; this is translated from the coding sequence ATGCGAACCCTGGGCGTCGAGGAGGAGTTCCTGCTGGTCACCCCGGAGGGGCGACCGCAGCCCGTAGCGACGGCGGTCCTGCGTCACGCGTCCACCACCGGCCGCGCGGACGGGGACGAGCCCGGCGGGAACCTCGAGAAGGAGTTCAAGCAGGAGCAGATCGAGACGTCGACCCCGCCACGCGCCGAGCTCTCGGAGCTGGCGACGGAGATCCGCGCCGGCCGCGCCCGGACCGACGAGGTCGCCCGCCGCGCGGGTGCCAGGATCGCCGCGCTCGCCACCGCCCCGCAGGCCGTCGACTCGGTCGTCCTGCCCGACCGGCGCGCACACACCATCCGGGCCTCGTTCGGGCAGACCGCCCGGGACCAGCTCACCTGCGGCTGCCACGTGCACGTGTCGATCAGCGACGAGGCGGAGGGCGTGCGGATCCTCGACCACCTCCGACCGTGGAACGCGGTCCTGCTCGCGCTCTCGGGCAACAGCCCGTCCTGGCAGGGCACGGCGACGGGGTACGCCTCGTACCGGTCGCAGGTGTGGGGCCGGTGGCCGACCGCGGGCCCGACCGCCCCCTTCGGCGACCCGGCGGGCTACCACGCGGTCATCGACGACCTGCTGAGCTCGGGGGCGATCCTCGACGAGGGGATGGTCTACTTCGACGCCCGCCTGTCGTCCCGGTACCCGACGGTCGAGGTGCGGGTCGCGGACGTGTGCCTCGATGCGGACGACGCCGCTCTGCAGGCCGCGCTGGTCCGCGGCCTGGCCGAGTCCGCCACGGGTGAGCCGGTCGCCCAGCCCCGCACGGAGCTCCTGCGCGCGGCGACGTGGCGGGCCGCACGCTCCGGGCTCACGGGCAACCTGGTCAGCCCGCTGTCGGGCAAGCCCCTCCCGGCCGCCGAGGTGGTCGCCCAGCTGCTCGAGCACGTCCGCGGCGCGCTCACCGAGGCCGGTGACCTCGACTGGGTGGAACGACAGGTGGCGACCGTGCTGCGCCGCGGCAACGGGGCCATCCAGCAGCTGGGCTGGCGCGCCGAGGGTGCCGACGACGACGAGGTGGTCCGGCGCGCCGTGGACCGCACGCTCATCTAG
- a CDS encoding NAD(P)/FAD-dependent oxidoreductase — protein sequence MSGRVAVVGAGLAGAKTVEGLRRRGYDGRIVLLGAEKERPYERPALSKGYLQGSDERDSVFVHPADWYAAHDVELREGTAVDAIDLRAGEVVDASGTRTGWDHLVLATGSEPRRLQVPGAGLDGVVHLRTLADSERLRALLTAGRRVVVVGGGWIGLEVAAAARAAGCEVSVVVRDPLPLARVLGPELAAMFADLHRENGVDLRSRTEVSAVVPAGEGAHVGSVELDDGTSIEADVVVVGIGAAPRVGLARSAGLHVEDGVVVDAHLRSSDPRVLAVGDIARAQHPFLGTHVRVEHWANALNQPATAAASIMGADEPYDRLPYFFTDQFDLGMEYVGHVGLHGYHEVVVRGDLSSRTLIAFWRRDGRLLAAMNVNVWGVVDDVQALIRSRTVIDSARLADPDVPLADLLPR from the coding sequence GTGAGCGGTCGGGTCGCGGTGGTGGGTGCCGGGCTGGCGGGTGCCAAGACGGTCGAGGGTCTACGACGGCGCGGCTACGACGGCCGGATCGTCCTGCTGGGGGCCGAGAAGGAGCGGCCCTACGAGCGCCCTGCGCTCTCCAAGGGGTACCTGCAGGGCAGCGACGAGCGCGACAGCGTGTTCGTGCACCCCGCGGACTGGTACGCGGCCCACGACGTCGAGCTGCGCGAGGGCACCGCGGTGGACGCGATCGACCTCCGCGCGGGAGAGGTCGTCGACGCCTCCGGGACCCGCACGGGGTGGGATCACCTGGTGCTGGCGACGGGCTCCGAGCCACGTCGGCTCCAGGTGCCGGGCGCCGGGCTCGACGGCGTCGTGCACCTGCGGACCCTGGCCGACAGCGAGCGGTTGCGGGCGCTGCTCACGGCGGGGCGGCGGGTGGTCGTGGTGGGCGGCGGGTGGATCGGGCTCGAGGTCGCCGCGGCCGCGCGCGCCGCCGGCTGCGAGGTGAGCGTCGTCGTGCGCGACCCGCTCCCGCTGGCCCGGGTGCTCGGTCCCGAGCTCGCGGCGATGTTCGCGGACCTGCACCGGGAGAACGGGGTGGACCTGCGCTCGCGGACGGAGGTGTCCGCCGTCGTGCCCGCCGGCGAGGGCGCGCACGTGGGGTCCGTCGAGCTGGACGACGGGACGTCGATCGAGGCCGACGTGGTCGTCGTCGGGATCGGTGCCGCGCCGCGGGTGGGCCTCGCGAGGTCGGCCGGGCTGCACGTCGAGGACGGTGTCGTCGTCGACGCCCACCTGCGCTCGTCGGACCCTCGCGTGCTCGCCGTCGGCGACATCGCCCGAGCGCAGCACCCGTTCCTCGGGACGCACGTGCGCGTCGAGCACTGGGCGAACGCCCTCAACCAGCCGGCGACGGCCGCCGCGAGCATCATGGGCGCCGACGAGCCGTACGACCGGTTGCCGTACTTCTTCACCGACCAGTTCGACCTCGGCATGGAGTACGTCGGCCACGTCGGGCTGCACGGCTACCACGAGGTGGTCGTGCGGGGTGACCTCTCGAGCCGCACGCTCATCGCGTTCTGGCGCCGGGACGGCCGCCTGCTGGCCGCGATGAACGTCAACGTGTGGGGTGTCGTCGACGACGTGCAGGCACTGATCCGGTCGCGCACAGTGATCGACAGCGCCCGGCTGGCCGATCCGGACGTGCCGCTCGCCGACCTGCTCCCTAGATGA
- the glgX gene encoding glycogen debranching protein GlgX, which translates to MLMWPGRPYPLGATYDGTGTNFALFSEVADRVELCLIDEDGTETRVDLPEVDAFVWHGYLPAISPGQRYGYRVHGPYDPAQGQRCNPNKLLLDPYAKAIDGQIDGDESLHSYRFDSPEERNDDDSAPHTMTAVVINPYFDWGHDRPPQHEYHESVIYEAHVRGLTMQHPAVPEELRGTYSGLAHPAVIEHLTSLGVTAVELMPVHQFVNDPSLVEKGLSNYWGYNTIGFFAPHNGFSAFATSGQQVQEFKAMVKALHQADIEVILDVVYNHTAEGNHLGPTLSFRGIDNANYYRLVDEDQAHYFDTTGTGNSLLMRSPHVLQLIMDSLRYWVTEMHVDGFRFDLAATLARQFHEVDRLSAFFDLVHQDPVVSQVKLIAEPWDVGDGGYQVGGFPPLWSEWNGKYRDTVRDFWRGEPSTLGEFASRLTGSSDLYAHTGRRPIASVNFVTAHDGFTLNDLVSYNEKHNEANGEGNNDGESHNRSWNCGAEGPTDDPTINALRARQRRNFLTTLLLSQGVPMIAHGDELGRTQEGNNNVYCQDGPIAWIDWDLDEDKTDLLEFTRRLVRLRQDHPVFRRRRFFAGAPEHGGESDLLDIAWLSPDGQHMRDEAWGADQARAVQVFLNGDAIAEPDLRGQEIVDDSFLILFNGQPDRATFTLPDASYGDVWTAVVDTDTQIESGSTVEAGAALTLEEKSIIVFTRPPLTPSPTSSGMGAVADAAREATKQAKRFSQSPGGADLIPKRRTTKPRPSA; encoded by the coding sequence ATGCTGATGTGGCCGGGACGCCCCTACCCCCTGGGCGCCACCTACGACGGGACCGGGACGAACTTCGCCCTGTTCTCCGAGGTGGCTGATCGAGTCGAGCTGTGCCTGATCGATGAGGACGGAACGGAGACCCGCGTCGACCTGCCGGAGGTGGACGCCTTCGTCTGGCACGGGTACCTGCCCGCGATCTCCCCGGGGCAGCGCTACGGCTACCGGGTGCACGGCCCGTACGATCCCGCGCAGGGCCAGCGGTGCAACCCGAACAAGCTGCTGCTGGACCCGTACGCCAAGGCGATCGACGGGCAGATCGACGGCGACGAGTCCCTGCACTCCTACCGGTTCGACTCCCCGGAGGAGCGCAACGACGACGACTCCGCGCCGCACACCATGACGGCCGTCGTCATCAACCCGTACTTCGACTGGGGCCACGACCGCCCGCCGCAGCACGAGTACCACGAGTCGGTCATCTACGAGGCGCACGTGCGCGGCCTGACCATGCAGCACCCGGCCGTGCCGGAGGAGCTGCGCGGGACGTACTCCGGCCTGGCGCACCCGGCCGTGATCGAGCACCTCACGTCGCTCGGGGTCACCGCCGTCGAGCTCATGCCGGTGCACCAGTTCGTGAACGACCCGTCCCTGGTGGAGAAGGGCCTGTCCAACTACTGGGGCTACAACACCATCGGGTTCTTCGCGCCGCACAACGGCTTCTCGGCGTTCGCGACGTCGGGCCAGCAGGTGCAGGAGTTCAAGGCCATGGTCAAGGCGCTGCACCAGGCGGACATCGAGGTCATCCTCGACGTGGTGTACAACCACACCGCCGAGGGCAACCACCTGGGCCCGACGCTGAGCTTCCGCGGCATCGACAACGCCAACTACTACCGGCTCGTCGACGAGGACCAGGCGCACTACTTCGACACCACGGGCACCGGCAACTCGCTGCTCATGCGTTCCCCGCACGTGCTGCAGCTGATCATGGACTCGCTGCGGTACTGGGTCACCGAGATGCACGTCGACGGCTTCCGGTTCGACCTCGCGGCCACCCTGGCCCGCCAGTTCCACGAGGTCGACCGTCTGTCGGCGTTCTTCGACCTGGTGCACCAGGACCCGGTCGTCTCACAGGTCAAGCTGATCGCCGAGCCCTGGGACGTCGGCGACGGCGGCTACCAGGTGGGCGGGTTCCCCCCGCTGTGGTCGGAGTGGAACGGCAAGTACCGCGACACGGTGCGCGACTTCTGGCGCGGTGAGCCCTCCACCCTCGGCGAGTTCGCCAGCCGGCTGACGGGATCCTCGGACCTGTACGCGCACACGGGCCGCCGGCCCATCGCGAGCGTCAACTTCGTCACCGCGCACGACGGCTTCACGCTCAACGACCTCGTCTCCTACAACGAGAAGCACAACGAGGCCAACGGCGAGGGAAACAACGACGGAGAGAGCCACAACCGGTCGTGGAACTGCGGGGCCGAGGGGCCGACGGACGACCCGACGATCAACGCGCTGCGTGCGCGCCAGCGGCGCAACTTCCTGACCACCCTGCTGCTCTCGCAGGGTGTCCCGATGATCGCCCACGGTGACGAGCTGGGCCGGACCCAGGAGGGCAACAACAACGTCTACTGCCAGGACGGCCCGATCGCCTGGATCGACTGGGACCTCGACGAGGACAAGACCGACCTCCTCGAGTTCACCCGTCGCCTGGTCCGGCTGCGCCAGGACCACCCGGTGTTCCGTCGCCGGCGCTTCTTCGCCGGCGCGCCCGAGCACGGCGGCGAGTCCGACCTGCTCGACATCGCCTGGCTCTCCCCCGACGGCCAGCACATGCGCGACGAGGCGTGGGGCGCCGACCAGGCGCGCGCGGTGCAGGTCTTCCTCAACGGCGACGCCATCGCGGAGCCCGACCTGCGCGGCCAGGAGATCGTCGACGACAGCTTCCTCATCCTGTTCAACGGCCAGCCCGACAGGGCGACCTTCACGCTGCCCGACGCCAGCTACGGGGACGTCTGGACCGCGGTCGTGGACACCGACACGCAGATCGAGTCGGGCAGCACCGTCGAGGCGGGTGCCGCGCTGACGCTGGAGGAGAAGTCGATCATCGTCTTCACGCGGCCTCCGCTGACGCCGTCGCCGACGTCGTCCGGGATGGGCGCGGTCGCCGACGCGGCCCGCGAGGCCACCAAGCAGGCCAAGCGGTTCTCCCAGTCTCCGGGAGGGGCCGACCTGATCCCCAAGCGCCGCACCACCAAGCCGCGCCCGAGCGCATGA
- the treY gene encoding malto-oligosyltrehalose synthase — protein MSDQRPTPTRRLPTAGMPVPVSTYRLQLGTDLTLDDAAARVPYLASLGVTHVYLSPILRAAPGSTHGYDVVDHDEIAPELGGLPALRRLATAAHDAGMGLVLDIVPNHMAVPTPVWHNRALWSVLAEGSESPYADWFDVDWSAGDGAVLMPVLGDRIGAVLGRDELTLDEVEIPGDGTRTVLRYYDHVFPVRPGTEALPLAELVDRQHYRLAYWRVADEELNYRRFFDVGTLVALRVEDPAVFDATHALVLSLLADGTIDGLRIDHPDGLADPAGYLARLREASGGAWVVVEKILEGAETLPPDWETAGSTGYEALWRIQETFIDPGGAAVLGAVMHRLTGDTSDAFAGMAEQAKREIVDGPLYAEVHRLTSLAADICREDLRLRDHTWRALEDCLIELLVAFDRYRAYVVPGEPVHPESLEVMLTAASHARARLSEERSETMDVVVDLLLGREVGSAGRTRGARRDELVVRFQQTCGAVMAKGVEDTAFYRWTHLTGLCEVGGSPEQFALTPTDLSAWAAEMQMSAPLGMTTLSTHDTKRGEDTRARLGVLSELPREWSALVDALRAASAPYRSALLDGRTEYLLWQTLAGTWTEEGPIAEDRLVEYLTKAIREAKSRTTWTAPDEPYERAVLDAARQALVDPTVAELLGGWEVRTRDAVRAATLGTKLVQLTLPGIPDVYQGSEVPNPVLVDPDNRRPVPLDPLVARLARLDDGAGPRDLADEKLLVTSRALRLRRSVPEAFVGPDSGFLPLAHSSGHSLTYARTVAGVPQVVVVATRLAAAVDRLGGWADHTVALPDGQWHDVLTDRPVAGGVVDVAPLLDRLPVALLVRSEG, from the coding sequence ATGAGCGATCAGCGCCCGACCCCCACCCGCCGGCTGCCGACGGCGGGGATGCCCGTCCCGGTCTCGACGTACCGGTTGCAGCTCGGCACCGACCTGACCCTCGACGACGCCGCCGCGCGCGTGCCGTACCTCGCGTCGCTCGGGGTGACGCACGTGTACCTGTCGCCGATCCTGCGGGCCGCTCCGGGGTCCACCCACGGCTACGACGTCGTCGACCACGACGAGATCGCACCGGAGCTGGGCGGGCTCCCGGCGCTGCGGCGCCTGGCGACGGCCGCACACGACGCGGGCATGGGCCTCGTGCTGGACATCGTGCCCAACCACATGGCCGTCCCGACGCCCGTGTGGCACAACCGGGCGCTGTGGTCGGTGCTCGCCGAGGGCTCGGAGTCGCCCTACGCGGACTGGTTCGACGTGGACTGGTCCGCGGGCGACGGCGCGGTGCTCATGCCGGTGCTCGGCGACCGCATCGGCGCCGTGCTGGGTCGCGACGAGCTGACCCTGGACGAGGTCGAGATCCCCGGCGACGGCACGCGGACCGTGCTGCGCTACTACGACCACGTCTTCCCGGTCCGTCCGGGCACGGAGGCGCTGCCCCTGGCGGAGCTGGTGGACCGCCAGCACTACCGGCTGGCGTACTGGCGCGTTGCGGACGAGGAGCTGAACTACCGGCGGTTCTTCGACGTGGGCACCCTGGTCGCGCTCCGGGTGGAGGACCCCGCGGTGTTCGACGCGACCCACGCGCTGGTGCTGTCGCTGCTGGCCGACGGCACCATCGACGGCCTGCGCATCGACCACCCCGACGGCCTCGCCGACCCCGCCGGGTACCTCGCGCGGCTGCGCGAGGCGAGCGGTGGCGCCTGGGTGGTCGTCGAGAAGATCCTCGAGGGCGCCGAGACGCTCCCTCCCGACTGGGAGACCGCCGGCAGCACGGGCTACGAGGCGCTGTGGCGGATCCAGGAGACGTTCATCGACCCCGGTGGCGCGGCCGTCCTCGGCGCCGTCATGCACCGGCTCACCGGCGACACGTCCGACGCGTTCGCGGGCATGGCCGAGCAGGCCAAGCGCGAGATCGTCGACGGCCCGCTGTACGCCGAGGTGCACCGACTGACCTCGCTCGCGGCCGACATCTGCCGCGAGGACCTGCGCCTGCGTGACCACACGTGGCGGGCGCTCGAGGACTGCCTGATCGAGCTGCTCGTGGCGTTCGACCGTTACCGCGCCTACGTCGTGCCGGGCGAGCCGGTGCACCCCGAGTCCCTCGAGGTCATGCTCACGGCCGCCTCGCACGCCCGGGCTCGGCTGTCCGAGGAGCGCAGCGAGACGATGGACGTCGTCGTCGACCTCCTGCTCGGACGCGAGGTGGGCAGCGCGGGACGCACCCGCGGTGCACGTCGCGACGAGCTGGTCGTGCGGTTCCAGCAGACGTGCGGCGCCGTGATGGCCAAGGGCGTCGAGGACACGGCGTTCTACCGCTGGACCCACCTGACCGGTCTCTGCGAGGTCGGCGGGTCGCCCGAGCAGTTCGCCCTGACACCCACGGACCTGTCCGCCTGGGCGGCCGAGATGCAGATGTCCGCACCGCTGGGCATGACGACGCTGTCCACGCACGACACCAAGCGGGGCGAGGACACCCGGGCTCGTCTCGGCGTCCTGAGCGAGCTGCCGCGCGAGTGGTCGGCGCTGGTCGACGCGCTGCGCGCCGCCTCCGCCCCGTACCGCAGCGCGCTTCTCGACGGCCGGACGGAGTACCTGCTCTGGCAGACGCTGGCCGGCACCTGGACCGAGGAGGGCCCGATCGCCGAGGACCGCCTGGTCGAGTACCTGACCAAGGCGATCCGGGAGGCGAAGAGCCGCACCACCTGGACGGCACCGGACGAGCCGTACGAGCGCGCGGTGCTCGACGCCGCACGCCAGGCGCTCGTCGACCCGACCGTGGCCGAGCTGCTCGGCGGCTGGGAGGTCCGGACCCGGGACGCGGTCCGCGCCGCCACCCTGGGCACCAAGCTGGTCCAGCTCACCCTGCCGGGCATCCCCGACGTCTACCAGGGCTCGGAGGTCCCCAACCCGGTGCTGGTCGACCCGGACAACCGGCGCCCGGTCCCGCTCGACCCGCTGGTGGCCCGCCTTGCCCGGCTCGACGACGGCGCCGGGCCGCGCGACCTGGCCGACGAGAAGCTCCTCGTCACGTCCCGTGCGCTGCGTCTGCGCCGGTCGGTCCCGGAGGCCTTCGTCGGCCCGGACAGCGGCTTCCTGCCGCTGGCGCACTCGTCGGGCCACTCGCTGACCTACGCCCGCACGGTGGCCGGCGTGCCCCAGGTGGTCGTCGTCGCGACCCGGCTGGCGGCAGCGGTCGACCGGCTGGGCGGCTGGGCCGACCACACGGTCGCACTGCCCGACGGGCAGTGGCACGACGTGCTCACGGACCGACCCGTCGCCGGCGGCGTCGTGGACGTGGCTCCCCTGCTCGACCGACTTCCCGTGGCCCTGCTCGTCCGTTCGGAAGGCTGA
- the treZ gene encoding malto-oligosyltrehalose trehalohydrolase, with protein sequence MIPRVWAPSATRVDLVLGDVRVPLTADGEWWVGDTDLPHGTDYAYSVDGGPPRPDPRSAWQPDGVHGASRVYDPGTFAWTDDGWSGVDVRGHVVYELHVGTFTPGGTLASAVEHLDELVSLGVDLVELMPVAPFSGVHGWGYDGVSTFGVHEPYGGPAGLQAFVDAAHARGLGVCLDVVHNHMGPSGNYLGEFGPYFTDAHETPWGTAINLDGEGSHEVRRWVCDSALRWFRDFHVDALRLDAVHALIDFSDRHVLAQLSDEVAALADTLGRPLSLVAESDLNDPVSVTPTAEGGWGMTAQWDDDVHHAVHTLVTGERHGYYGDFGSPEVLRKALTRVFVHDGGYSTFRGRDWGRPVPPETDGHRFVAAASTHDQVGNRALGDRPSARLDPGGLAAEAALVLLSPFTPMLFMGEEWGARTPWQYFTDHPDPELAAAVRDGRRREFGGHGWDAVYGGEIEVPDPQSPETFRASVLDRTELDDPAHPEHARLREWYRSLIALRRAVPDLASGDRSTTDLVWGGSGQGDGPWDGWLVLHRGGARVVVNLSDQPAAVPVQTQRPVEVVAAWDPAVVEQTPGGALVTASPRSVVVLA encoded by the coding sequence ATGATCCCCCGCGTCTGGGCCCCCTCGGCCACGCGTGTCGACCTCGTGCTCGGGGACGTCCGCGTCCCGTTGACCGCCGACGGCGAGTGGTGGGTCGGCGACACCGACCTGCCGCACGGCACGGACTACGCGTACTCGGTGGACGGGGGTCCGCCGCGTCCGGACCCGCGCAGCGCGTGGCAGCCCGACGGCGTGCACGGGGCGAGCCGCGTCTACGATCCCGGCACGTTCGCCTGGACCGACGACGGCTGGTCGGGCGTCGACGTGCGCGGGCACGTGGTCTACGAGCTGCACGTGGGGACGTTCACCCCCGGTGGCACGCTCGCGTCCGCCGTCGAGCACCTCGACGAGCTGGTGTCGCTGGGCGTCGACCTGGTCGAGCTCATGCCGGTGGCGCCGTTCAGCGGCGTGCACGGCTGGGGGTACGACGGCGTCTCCACGTTCGGGGTGCACGAGCCCTACGGCGGACCGGCCGGGCTGCAGGCGTTCGTCGACGCGGCGCACGCCCGGGGGCTCGGGGTCTGCCTCGACGTGGTGCACAACCACATGGGACCGTCCGGCAACTACCTCGGCGAGTTCGGGCCCTACTTCACGGACGCGCACGAGACGCCGTGGGGTACCGCGATCAACCTCGACGGCGAGGGCTCCCACGAGGTCCGCCGCTGGGTGTGCGACAGCGCGCTGCGCTGGTTCCGCGACTTCCACGTCGACGCGCTGCGCCTGGACGCCGTGCACGCCCTCATCGACTTCTCCGACCGGCACGTGCTGGCCCAGCTCTCGGACGAGGTGGCCGCGCTCGCCGACACCCTGGGGCGGCCGCTGTCCCTCGTGGCGGAGTCCGACCTCAACGACCCCGTGTCGGTGACGCCGACGGCCGAGGGTGGTTGGGGCATGACCGCCCAGTGGGACGACGACGTGCACCATGCCGTGCACACGCTGGTCACGGGCGAGCGGCACGGCTACTACGGCGACTTCGGCTCGCCCGAGGTGCTCCGCAAGGCGCTCACCCGGGTGTTCGTGCACGACGGCGGCTACTCGACGTTCCGGGGGCGGGACTGGGGCCGCCCGGTGCCCCCGGAGACGGACGGGCACCGGTTCGTCGCCGCGGCCTCCACGCACGACCAGGTGGGCAACCGTGCGCTCGGGGACCGCCCGTCCGCGCGGCTCGACCCGGGCGGGTTGGCCGCCGAGGCGGCGCTGGTCCTGCTGTCACCCTTCACCCCGATGCTGTTCATGGGCGAGGAGTGGGGCGCCCGCACGCCGTGGCAGTACTTCACCGACCACCCGGATCCCGAGCTCGCCGCTGCCGTCCGTGACGGTCGGCGCCGCGAGTTCGGCGGGCACGGGTGGGACGCGGTCTACGGCGGCGAGATCGAGGTGCCCGACCCGCAGTCCCCCGAGACGTTCCGCGCGAGCGTCCTGGACCGCACCGAGCTGGACGACCCCGCCCACCCGGAGCACGCCCGCCTGCGGGAGTGGTACCGGTCCCTGATCGCCCTGCGCCGAGCCGTCCCGGACCTCGCCTCCGGGGACCGGTCCACCACGGACCTCGTGTGGGGCGGGTCGGGCCAGGGCGACGGGCCCTGGGACGGCTGGCTCGTGCTGCACCGCGGGGGCGCCCGGGTGGTGGTCAACCTGTCGGACCAGCCCGCCGCCGTCCCGGTGCAGACGCAGCGGCCGGTCGAGGTCGTGGCGGCCTGGGACCCCGCGGTGGTCGAGCAGACCCCCGGCGGCGCGCTCGTGACGGCCTCCCCCAGGTCGGTCGTGGTCCTGGCCTGA